In Thermodesulfobacteriota bacterium, a genomic segment contains:
- the rplS gene encoding 50S ribosomal protein L19, giving the protein MNTLDLIERENMRMDIPYLRSGDKLRIHYKIKEGDKVRTQIFEGVLIGQHRGGARASITVRKVSFGVGVERVFPLHSPRIEKIEIVAHSRVRRAKLYYLRNLRGKAARLKELRLD; this is encoded by the coding sequence ATGAACACCCTGGACCTGATCGAACGCGAGAACATGCGCATGGACATCCCCTACCTGCGGTCGGGGGACAAGCTGCGCATCCACTACAAGATCAAGGAAGGCGACAAGGTGCGCACCCAGATCTTCGAGGGGGTGCTCATCGGCCAGCACCGGGGCGGGGCGCGGGCCTCGATCACGGTGCGCAAGGTGAGCTTCGGGGTGGGGGTGGAGCGGGTGTTCCCCCTCCACAGCCCGCGGATCGAGAAGATCGAGATCGTCGCCCACAGCCGGGTGCGCCGGGCCAAGCTCTACTACCTGCGCAACCTGCGGGGCAAGGCCGCCCGCCTCAAGGAACTGCGCCTCGACTGA